In a genomic window of Telopea speciosissima isolate NSW1024214 ecotype Mountain lineage chromosome 5, Tspe_v1, whole genome shotgun sequence:
- the LOC122662257 gene encoding uncharacterized protein LOC122662257 — MKVFGISELLVVVGAALMFLVFTSSSTSTFSNVITAGHQDIRTMTLSRKLKDNNYNTHTEKMKIDVGNVNLEDYHLIDPAPSAKAIKSGPIQHGTPLMPYIPNPGPPSPPQLY, encoded by the exons ATGAAGGTTTTTGGGATCTCGGAGCTTTTGGTGGTGGTTGGAGCAGCTTTGATGTTTCTTGTCTTCACCAGTAGCAGCACCTCCACCTTCTCTA ATGTGATAACTGCCGGCCATCAAGATATAAGGACAATGACTTTAAGCCGGAAGTTGAAG GATAATAATTATAATACTCACACCGAGAAGATGAAAATAGATGTGGGAAATGTGAACCTGGAGGATTACCACCTCATTGATCCTGCTCCGAGTGCAAAGGCTATAAAATCTGGACCAATTCAGCATGGCACTCCTCTTATGCCTTACATTCCAAATCCAGGGCCTCCAAGTCCCCCCCAGCTCTACTAA
- the LOC122662126 gene encoding 40S ribosomal protein S29, translating into MGHSNVWNSHPKNYGPGSRTCRVCGNPHGLIRKYGLMCCRQCFRSNAKEIGFIKYR; encoded by the exons ATGGGGCACTCGAACGTGTGGAACTCCCACCCCAAGAACTACGGGCCTGGATCTCGTACCTG CCGAGTGTGCGGGAATCCTCATGGGTTGATCCGAAAGTATGGACTGATGTGTTGCAGGCAGTGCTTCCGTAGCAACGCCAAGGAAATTGGCTTTATTAAG TACCGTTAA